Proteins from a genomic interval of Lolium perenne isolate Kyuss_39 chromosome 1, Kyuss_2.0, whole genome shotgun sequence:
- the LOC139831958 gene encoding uncharacterized protein — protein MALQKSTRALVQAKKLAEANKLVDTLAQKLERSETARKKAELDASQARAEADKAKAKAAGVEDLQKRLDDAETALNEHKAAQATREQAIIKRLNTQNRRFLGKTNQEFELEDPDNDPLLDALSFLEFHGTEVREGMEHADTGLSRLFPYFFPKKEEPKTFLALAKDFNPPEDLGLKMRQENMKIAIESTVALVADSQQTIDWAKVGNTDQIEQTKWRSLIKAAKPNTKKILAYLGIKPSATPSSSRPEV, from the exons agaaacttgcagaagccaacaagcttgtcgacactcttgctcaaaaactggagcgaagtgaaacggctcgcaagaaagctgaacttgacgctagccaagctagagcagaggctgataaggccaaggcaaaagctgctggtgtcgaagatctgcaaaaaagacttgatgacgccgaaactgctttgaacgagcacaaggccgcacaggctactcgtgaacaggctatcatcaagcgcttgaacacgcagaatcggcgcttccttg gtaaaacaaaccaagaatttgaacttgaagatcccgacaatgatcctctccttgacgcactatctttcctggagtttcatggaaccgaagttcgcgaaggcatggaGCATGCTGACACAGGATTATCaaggttgttcccctacttcttcccgaagaaagaggagcccaagactttccttgctcttgccaaggacttcaatccaccagaagatcttggactgaagatgcgccaagagaacatgaagattgctatcgaaagcactgttgccttggttgctgatagccaacaaactatcgactgggcgaaagtaggcaaCACAgaccagatagagcaaacaaaatggcgatctttgatcaaggcagccaagcccaacacgaagaaaatcttggcctatctcgggatcaagccatctgcaactcctagctcatcaaggccggaggtctag